One region of Thermoplasmata archaeon genomic DNA includes:
- a CDS encoding AAA family ATPase has translation MSDAGPEPRGDAGSAEAVGVPADLLSRLQQAIGENVIGYGDAIEALTIALACDGHLLLEGVPGLAKTYLVRSFAHALDLTFRRIQFTPDMLPADIIGNVVLNPSSRSLEFRAGPVFSNVLLADEINRAPPKVQSALLEAMQEYQVTVDGRTYPLARPFLVIATQNPIEQGGTYPLPEAQLDRFLFRYLLTYPSRPDEVQILRRQGEAPGREPAPRIVTAEQVALLRARQAATYVSPAILEYVADVVRETRNDPRILLGASPRAGVHLLWAARARAALDARRYVLPDDVRALAFATLNHRIILKPEVRRPPGREGAAPREPEVLREVVSGAVDRVAVPR, from the coding sequence GTGAGCGACGCCGGACCCGAGCCGCGCGGCGACGCGGGCAGCGCGGAGGCGGTCGGCGTGCCCGCCGACCTGCTCTCCCGGCTGCAGCAGGCGATCGGCGAGAACGTGATCGGCTACGGCGACGCGATCGAGGCGCTCACGATCGCGCTCGCGTGCGACGGGCATCTGTTGCTCGAGGGCGTGCCCGGGCTCGCCAAGACCTACCTGGTCCGGTCCTTCGCCCACGCCCTCGACCTCACCTTCCGCCGCATCCAGTTCACGCCGGACATGCTGCCGGCCGACATCATCGGCAACGTCGTGCTCAACCCGTCGAGCCGCTCGCTCGAGTTCCGCGCGGGGCCGGTGTTCTCCAACGTGCTGCTCGCCGACGAGATCAACCGGGCGCCGCCGAAGGTGCAGTCCGCGCTGCTGGAGGCGATGCAGGAGTACCAGGTGACGGTCGACGGACGGACCTACCCGCTCGCCCGTCCGTTCCTCGTCATCGCGACCCAGAATCCGATCGAACAGGGCGGTACCTACCCGCTGCCCGAGGCCCAGCTCGACCGGTTCCTGTTCCGCTACCTGCTCACCTACCCGAGCCGTCCGGACGAGGTGCAGATCCTCCGGCGGCAGGGCGAGGCGCCCGGGCGGGAGCCCGCGCCACGGATCGTCACCGCGGAGCAGGTCGCGCTCCTGCGCGCCCGGCAGGCCGCGACGTACGTGAGCCCCGCCATCCTGGAGTACGTGGCGGACGTCGTCCGCGAGACGCGCAACGATCCGAGGATCCTGCTCGGGGCGTCGCCGCGGGCCGGGGTCCATCTGCTGTGGGCCGCCCGGGCGCGGGCGGCGCTGGACGCCCGCCGCTACGTGCTCCCCGACGATGTGCGGGCGCTCGCCTTCGCGACCCTCAACCACCGGATCATCCTGAAGCCCGAGGTCCGTCGTCCGCCCGGGCGCGAGGGGGCTGCGCCACGCGAGCCCGAGGTGCTGCGCGAGGTCGTGAGCGGCGCCGTCGACCGCGTGGCGGTCCCGCGCTAG
- the hemB gene encoding porphobilinogen synthase → MPTRRPAARRAIPAATSIRRLRRLRRTAALRAWVAETDLAPRHLILPVFVRPGRAGPEAIPAMPGIERYAVGDLEALARSLEEEGVRAVLLFGVARHKDAEGREAWAPDGLVPKALRALRAAAPGLVLATDVCLCAYTDHGHCGVVRDGSVLNDATTERLARVALAHARAGADVVAPSAMMDGQVARIRGALDSGGCEDTAILAYSSKHASAFYGPFREAEDSTPAFGDRRGYQLDHRNGREALRAMDRDVAEGADLLMVKPALTSLDLLVRARSRFLLPLVAYQVSGEYAMIKAAAARGIVDERAAVEETLGALRRAGADLIVSYFARDLARWAREGR, encoded by the coding sequence ATGCCGACGCGTAGACCGGCCGCTCGCCGGGCGATTCCCGCGGCCACGTCGATTCGCCGCCTCCGGCGACTGCGCCGAACCGCCGCCCTGCGCGCGTGGGTCGCCGAGACCGATCTCGCGCCCCGGCACCTGATCTTGCCCGTGTTCGTCCGTCCCGGCCGCGCCGGCCCCGAGGCGATACCGGCGATGCCCGGGATCGAACGCTACGCCGTCGGCGACCTCGAAGCCCTCGCGCGGTCCCTCGAGGAGGAGGGGGTCCGTGCCGTGCTCCTCTTCGGCGTGGCCCGGCACAAGGACGCCGAAGGCCGGGAGGCGTGGGCGCCCGACGGGCTGGTGCCCAAGGCGCTCCGCGCGCTCCGGGCCGCCGCGCCCGGGCTCGTCCTCGCGACCGACGTCTGCCTGTGCGCCTACACCGACCACGGCCACTGCGGCGTCGTACGGGACGGTTCCGTGCTCAACGATGCGACGACCGAGCGCCTCGCTCGCGTGGCGCTCGCCCACGCGCGCGCGGGGGCCGACGTGGTCGCGCCGAGCGCGATGATGGACGGCCAGGTCGCGCGGATCCGAGGCGCCCTGGACTCGGGCGGGTGCGAGGACACGGCGATCCTCGCCTACTCGTCGAAGCACGCCTCGGCCTTCTACGGTCCCTTCCGCGAGGCCGAGGATTCCACGCCGGCGTTCGGCGACCGTCGTGGCTACCAGCTCGACCACCGTAACGGCCGCGAGGCGCTCCGCGCGATGGATCGGGACGTGGCCGAGGGCGCGGACCTGCTGATGGTGAAGCCCGCGCTCACGAGCCTCGATCTGCTGGTCCGAGCGCGGTCGCGCTTCCTCCTGCCGCTCGTGGCCTACCAGGTGAGCGGCGAGTACGCCATGATCAAGGCGGCGGCGGCCCGCGGCATCGTCGACGAGCGGGCCGCGGTCGAGGAGACGCTGGGGGCGCTCCGCCGGGCCGGCGCCGACCTGATCGTCTCCTACTTCGCCCGGGACCTGGCGCGCTGGGCGCGGGAGGGACGATGA
- a CDS encoding carboxypeptidase-like regulatory domain-containing protein, translating into MPLTDSEPWGAPRRCAPPYAFAMAALVIGTSLLLAPTPGTAAALAPPATVHCAAGPPDGDGRPAVTHPSCPVAPRPNPPSVPSSGWELADDLAWAPSSPPAAATGEGAGLAGDAPSATAVLFGGAVNGTLSASTELYNQSTGVWTTLAPATGPSARSDFAFGADPELNEAVLFGGVVNATAQRVDASTWIFDFAARSWTNVSSSLAPPPREDAAFAVDPTGGFALLFGGVDPDYSPTSSLTYRDLWRLDLGTYAWTEVTVAGAAAPPALQGAELAWDPDLALFQLFGGCYPCSSAVWDFDPVNSTWWELAAPAGTPPSAREDGAWTFDPVRGTEVLFGGTDGVVDYADTFEYEPGANAWVTETAPGGPSARASPAATWLDVTANETLLLSGGTGVTAPDLWQLAPVSNMSVEVDNASSRAPIAGAFVDLDAKAAGRTSAAGVLNLTDLDPTETNLSAIALGYAGATATFWLPPNASVVRAFSLAPVPPGRLTVRVVNASGVPVPGAAVTAVTLGIPDPEGPLATLANGTAEFFGLPTALPVPNTTVTVTHALDHAANATVAVPPGGAVAVTVVLASYASLDLEVIGELANDTDTPVAHALILENLTSLGTTDDEGWLNTTSLVPDSARFSITADGFDPALADLLFPYSGVVVHRIYLSGVPFGAMEVTVVDGVTLQPVPEVELVARSNLSLSSVSAGTIGLTNLSGEALLPLPQAIYSLTASAAEYLATTTPSDLGILSGRTLNVTLALTPLPGATVDVLVHDARSGAPITSAEVAVEYATTYNTSGLGWANFTNVHFGPIEIVVSHPGYAPNDTLGDFFPNEIDDRYLVNLTPLPPTSALPTPGGALPNLVAGGAAFWPFLVLFGLVAGGTALYLFALRIPRRGEGAGPP; encoded by the coding sequence GTGCCGCTGACCGACTCCGAGCCGTGGGGAGCGCCGCGACGCTGCGCGCCGCCGTACGCGTTCGCGATGGCGGCCTTGGTGATCGGCACGTCGCTTCTCCTCGCACCGACCCCCGGTACCGCCGCGGCGCTTGCGCCGCCGGCGACGGTCCACTGCGCGGCCGGACCTCCCGACGGCGATGGCCGACCCGCCGTGACCCACCCGAGCTGCCCGGTCGCCCCGCGGCCGAACCCTCCATCGGTCCCGTCGAGCGGCTGGGAACTCGCCGATGACCTTGCCTGGGCGCCTTCCAGCCCACCCGCGGCGGCGACGGGCGAAGGGGCGGGCCTCGCCGGCGACGCTCCGTCCGCGACCGCGGTCCTGTTCGGCGGGGCCGTGAACGGAACGCTCTCGGCGAGCACCGAGCTCTACAACCAGTCGACCGGTGTGTGGACCACGCTCGCTCCTGCGACCGGCCCGTCGGCCCGCAGCGACTTCGCCTTCGGCGCGGATCCGGAGCTAAACGAGGCCGTTCTCTTCGGCGGGGTCGTGAACGCGACGGCCCAGCGCGTGGATGCCTCGACCTGGATCTTTGACTTCGCCGCTCGCAGCTGGACGAACGTCTCGAGCAGCCTCGCCCCGCCTCCGAGAGAGGACGCCGCCTTCGCCGTCGATCCGACCGGGGGGTTCGCGCTGCTGTTCGGCGGCGTCGACCCGGACTACTCGCCCACGAGCTCGTTGACCTACCGCGACCTCTGGCGGCTCGACCTCGGCACATATGCCTGGACCGAGGTGACCGTCGCGGGGGCGGCCGCGCCGCCGGCGCTCCAGGGAGCGGAGCTCGCCTGGGATCCCGACCTCGCGCTCTTCCAGCTGTTCGGCGGTTGTTACCCGTGCTCCTCGGCCGTCTGGGACTTCGATCCGGTCAACTCGACCTGGTGGGAGCTCGCTGCTCCGGCGGGCACCCCTCCCTCCGCGCGCGAGGACGGCGCCTGGACCTTCGACCCCGTCCGCGGAACCGAGGTCCTCTTCGGCGGGACCGACGGGGTCGTCGACTACGCCGACACCTTCGAGTACGAGCCCGGGGCGAACGCCTGGGTGACGGAGACCGCGCCGGGAGGACCTTCGGCCCGCGCGAGCCCCGCCGCCACCTGGCTCGACGTCACCGCCAACGAGACGCTGCTGTTGAGCGGGGGCACCGGCGTGACGGCGCCCGACCTCTGGCAGCTCGCTCCGGTCTCGAACATGAGCGTCGAGGTCGACAACGCCTCCTCGCGCGCCCCGATCGCCGGGGCGTTCGTGGACCTCGACGCGAAGGCCGCGGGACGGACCTCCGCGGCCGGCGTGCTCAACCTCACCGACCTCGATCCCACCGAGACGAACCTCAGCGCGATCGCGCTCGGCTACGCCGGGGCGACCGCGACGTTCTGGCTTCCTCCGAACGCCTCGGTCGTCCGGGCGTTCTCGCTGGCGCCGGTCCCGCCGGGCCGCCTCACCGTGCGGGTCGTCAACGCCTCGGGGGTGCCCGTCCCGGGCGCCGCGGTCACGGCCGTCACGCTCGGGATCCCGGATCCCGAGGGCCCGCTCGCGACCTTGGCGAACGGGACCGCGGAGTTCTTCGGCCTCCCGACGGCCCTGCCGGTGCCGAACACCACCGTGACCGTCACCCACGCCCTCGACCACGCGGCGAACGCGACCGTCGCGGTGCCGCCGGGCGGCGCGGTCGCCGTGACGGTCGTGCTCGCGTCGTACGCGAGCCTCGATCTCGAGGTGATCGGCGAGCTCGCCAACGACACCGACACGCCGGTCGCGCACGCCCTGATCCTCGAGAACCTCACCTCGCTCGGCACCACCGACGACGAGGGGTGGCTCAACACGACCAGCCTCGTGCCGGACTCGGCACGCTTCTCGATCACGGCCGACGGCTTCGATCCCGCGCTCGCGGACCTCCTGTTCCCCTACTCGGGCGTCGTGGTCCACCGCATCTACCTCTCGGGCGTGCCGTTCGGGGCGATGGAGGTGACCGTCGTCGACGGCGTCACCCTCCAACCGGTGCCGGAGGTCGAGCTGGTCGCCCGATCGAACCTCTCGCTCTCGAGCGTGAGCGCGGGGACGATCGGGCTGACGAACCTGAGCGGCGAGGCCCTCCTCCCGCTGCCGCAGGCGATCTACTCCCTGACCGCCTCCGCCGCGGAGTACCTCGCCACGACGACCCCGTCGGACCTCGGCATCCTCTCCGGCCGCACGCTGAACGTCACCCTCGCCCTCACGCCCCTCCCCGGCGCGACCGTCGACGTGCTCGTGCACGACGCGCGCTCCGGCGCTCCGATCACCTCGGCCGAGGTCGCGGTCGAGTACGCGACGACGTACAACACCTCGGGCCTCGGCTGGGCGAACTTCACGAACGTCCACTTCGGGCCGATCGAGATCGTCGTCTCCCACCCGGGCTACGCCCCGAACGATACGCTCGGCGATTTCTTCCCCAACGAGATCGACGACCGGTACCTCGTGAACCTCACGCCGCTCCCCCCGACCTCCGCGCTGCCCACCCCCGGCGGCGCGCTGCCCAACCTCGTGGCGGGCGGGGCCGCGTTCTGGCCGTTTCTGGTCCTCTTCGGCCTGGTCGCCGGCGGGACGGCGCTCTACCTGTTCGCGCTGCGCATCCCGCGACGCGGCGAAGGCGCGGGACCGCCGTAG
- a CDS encoding serine hydrolase domain-containing protein, with the protein MATILHPGSAAAVGMSLERIGHLGELAGQWLREGNVQTMVLLVARRGQIVFHRAFGPLTPDPGASPTPLDAIFPTASVGKVITATAVMLLVEEGLVGLNRPVSGYLPEFQGEGKDAVLVRHLLTHTSGLRGEDVERFVTQSRGELEIPPATGSLHPLLNEYFARRYRCPLWKPPGVEMSYLPYGFELLGEIVRRVSAEPLDRFARDRIFRPLGMDDSSYCPVDVAPQRRVRRAPEPDLPTDATDLAHETERLYWGSGGVETTAHDLAVFGQMFLNRGRYGDARILSPAGVAAMTRNQIPGIGAEFYGQVFPEASFGYGWSVHGDKTGMCGGLYSARAFEHWGRGGSYFWVDPDLAIVGVYLSATAWSLDTVVHWFRYNRADLFQDAVTAAVSEP; encoded by the coding sequence GTGGCGACGATCCTGCACCCGGGCTCAGCGGCGGCCGTCGGGATGTCACTGGAGCGGATCGGCCACCTCGGGGAGCTCGCCGGCCAATGGCTGCGCGAGGGCAACGTGCAGACGATGGTGCTGCTCGTGGCCCGTCGTGGGCAGATCGTCTTCCACCGCGCGTTCGGCCCGCTCACGCCGGACCCCGGCGCTTCCCCGACGCCGCTCGACGCCATCTTCCCGACGGCCTCGGTCGGGAAGGTCATCACCGCGACGGCGGTGATGCTCCTCGTCGAGGAGGGCCTCGTCGGCCTCAACCGTCCGGTCTCGGGCTACCTGCCCGAGTTCCAGGGGGAGGGCAAGGACGCCGTCCTCGTGCGGCACCTGCTCACCCACACCTCGGGACTGCGGGGCGAGGACGTGGAGCGCTTCGTGACGCAATCGCGCGGGGAGCTCGAGATCCCGCCGGCGACCGGATCGCTCCACCCCCTCTTGAACGAGTACTTCGCGCGGCGCTATCGCTGCCCGCTCTGGAAGCCGCCGGGCGTGGAGATGTCCTACCTCCCGTACGGGTTCGAGCTGCTCGGGGAGATCGTGCGCCGGGTCTCCGCGGAGCCGCTCGACCGGTTCGCTCGCGACCGGATCTTCCGACCGCTCGGCATGGACGACTCCTCCTACTGCCCCGTCGACGTCGCGCCGCAGCGGCGGGTCCGCCGCGCGCCCGAGCCCGATCTCCCGACCGACGCGACGGACCTCGCCCACGAGACCGAGCGGCTCTACTGGGGATCCGGCGGGGTCGAGACCACGGCCCATGATCTCGCCGTGTTCGGCCAGATGTTCCTCAACCGCGGCCGCTACGGCGACGCTCGGATCCTGAGTCCGGCGGGCGTCGCGGCCATGACCCGCAACCAGATCCCGGGCATCGGCGCCGAGTTCTACGGGCAGGTGTTCCCCGAGGCGTCGTTCGGCTACGGCTGGAGCGTGCACGGCGATAAGACCGGCATGTGCGGGGGCCTGTACTCGGCCCGCGCGTTCGAGCACTGGGGACGGGGTGGGTCGTACTTCTGGGTCGATCCGGATCTTGCGATCGTCGGCGTCTACCTCTCCGCGACAGCGTGGTCGCTCGACACCGTGGTCCACTGGTTCCGCTACAACCGAGCGGACCTGTTCCAGGACGCGGTCACCGCGGCCGTCTCGGAGCCGTAG
- a CDS encoding serine hydrolase: MSPASENLRWSEFDRWTRRRRRSDDVPGLSVGLFRRGRRPITRGYGWRDRARRLPASPQTVFGTGSVTKSFTALAVLRLQELGALRVRDPVVRYLPEFRTPDPRRTARISLHHLLTHTSGLPPLPSRFYMWARSEARAPTYESRAAQRLGIDPTHPPIDRYEDLIEFLGSARYRLVGAPEQYFSYSNEGYSLLGAVIERASGRTFEGWLDDAILRPAGLRSATFDPGVLVRSDEVTTLYSANWHRGGAPLLASQEWTVEGCSRPAGGLTINVEDLLRFVELVVRGGRVGGRRILSTTSVTEMIRPHAELFPGLYYGYGALVRRDERGRVLAFHGGARPGVSAVWAAAPSAGVGGAVLANRIEAPTEAIVAAAINPMLGRARDVPLVGLPEPGVVPPSLDEYGGWYGSGELSWYEIRARRRHLRVDDRGLPPRFSDLRLRPIGGDDFAAGTGAAATWVRFLRDRQGRVIAMNRRLRFVRKRDPRDRAAARRGRIVW; this comes from the coding sequence GTGAGCCCTGCATCCGAGAACCTTCGCTGGAGCGAGTTCGACCGGTGGACACGTCGCCGTCGCCGGTCGGACGATGTCCCCGGGCTCTCGGTCGGGCTGTTCCGCCGCGGCCGCCGGCCCATCACCCGGGGATACGGCTGGCGCGACCGCGCGCGCCGCCTCCCCGCGAGCCCGCAGACCGTCTTCGGCACCGGCTCGGTCACCAAGTCGTTCACGGCGCTCGCCGTTCTGCGCCTCCAGGAGCTCGGCGCTCTGCGCGTCCGCGATCCCGTCGTTCGCTACCTTCCGGAGTTCCGGACACCGGATCCCCGTCGGACGGCGCGCATCTCCCTCCACCATCTGCTCACGCACACCTCGGGGCTGCCGCCGCTCCCGTCGCGGTTCTACATGTGGGCCCGCAGCGAGGCGCGCGCCCCGACCTACGAGTCGAGGGCGGCGCAGCGCCTCGGTATCGACCCGACCCATCCGCCGATCGACCGCTACGAGGACCTGATCGAGTTCCTCGGGAGCGCCCGGTACCGGCTGGTCGGCGCGCCCGAGCAGTACTTCAGCTACTCCAACGAAGGATACTCGCTGCTCGGTGCCGTGATCGAGCGGGCGAGCGGGCGGACCTTCGAGGGCTGGCTGGACGACGCGATCCTCCGGCCGGCGGGCCTGCGCTCCGCCACATTCGACCCGGGGGTCCTGGTGCGGTCCGACGAGGTCACGACGCTCTACTCGGCGAACTGGCACCGCGGGGGTGCGCCGCTCCTCGCCTCGCAGGAGTGGACCGTGGAGGGATGCAGCCGGCCGGCCGGCGGCCTCACCATCAACGTCGAGGACCTCCTCCGATTCGTCGAGCTCGTGGTTCGCGGCGGCCGGGTCGGCGGGCGTCGGATCCTCTCCACGACGAGCGTCACCGAGATGATCCGGCCGCACGCCGAGCTGTTCCCGGGCCTCTACTACGGGTACGGGGCCCTCGTCCGGCGGGACGAACGGGGACGGGTCCTCGCGTTCCACGGCGGGGCGCGGCCCGGCGTTTCCGCCGTCTGGGCGGCGGCCCCTTCCGCCGGCGTCGGGGGAGCCGTGCTCGCGAACCGCATCGAGGCGCCCACGGAAGCGATCGTCGCGGCCGCGATCAACCCGATGCTCGGGCGGGCGCGCGACGTGCCGCTCGTGGGCCTGCCCGAGCCCGGAGTCGTTCCCCCCTCCCTCGACGAGTACGGGGGCTGGTACGGCTCCGGGGAGTTGAGCTGGTACGAGATCCGGGCGCGCCGACGGCACCTGAGGGTCGACGACCGGGGCCTTCCTCCCCGCTTCTCCGACCTCCGGCTGCGGCCGATCGGTGGCGACGACTTCGCGGCGGGGACAGGGGCCGCGGCGACCTGGGTGAGGTTCCTTCGCGACCGCCAGGGCCGCGTGATCGCCATGAACCGAAGACTGCGCTTCGTACGCAAGCGCGACCCGCGCGATCGGGCCGCGGCGCGACGCGGCCGGATCGTCTGGTAG
- the hemC gene encoding hydroxymethylbilane synthase yields MTDSVRVGTRRSRLARRQTGIVLDRLRRSAPDRRFRTVPIETSGDRDRRPGVAPDFTDAIDRALRRGELDLAVHSAKDLPVELDPSLCLAACPPRADPRDCLVLPLRPRSSALARGARVGSSSLRRRAQLLRWRPDLEVVEVRGNVDTRIGLVRSGRVDAVILAVAGLQRLGRGAEAGPRLPLSRFLPAPAQGALAVVTRAGDDELGRLAGRIDHAPTRARVTAERAFAAALGGDCRVPLGALASVRGPTVALVGEVLSPDGRTSLRRVRSGLRTSADGLGARLGREMLDAGALDLLASARR; encoded by the coding sequence GTGACCGACAGCGTCCGGGTCGGGACCCGGCGCAGCCGGCTCGCGCGCCGACAGACCGGAATCGTGCTCGACCGGTTGCGGCGGTCCGCGCCGGACCGGCGGTTCCGCACCGTGCCGATCGAGACGAGCGGGGATCGGGACCGCCGACCGGGGGTCGCGCCGGACTTCACCGATGCGATCGACCGCGCGCTCCGGCGCGGAGAGCTCGACCTCGCCGTGCACAGCGCGAAGGACCTTCCCGTCGAGCTCGACCCGTCGCTCTGCCTCGCGGCATGCCCGCCCCGGGCCGACCCGAGGGACTGCCTCGTCCTCCCGTTGCGCCCCCGCTCGAGCGCGCTCGCGCGCGGCGCTCGGGTCGGCTCGAGCAGCCTGCGGCGGCGGGCCCAGCTCCTGCGCTGGCGGCCCGACCTAGAGGTGGTCGAGGTCCGCGGCAACGTCGACACACGGATCGGCCTCGTGCGGTCGGGACGCGTCGACGCGGTGATCCTCGCCGTCGCCGGCCTCCAGCGGCTGGGACGGGGAGCGGAGGCAGGTCCGCGGCTGCCGCTCTCCCGTTTCCTTCCCGCCCCGGCGCAGGGCGCGCTCGCCGTCGTGACCCGGGCCGGCGACGACGAACTCGGGCGGCTCGCCGGCCGCATCGACCACGCGCCCACCCGCGCTCGCGTGACCGCCGAGCGGGCGTTCGCCGCCGCCCTCGGGGGCGACTGCCGGGTCCCGCTCGGCGCGCTCGCCTCGGTGCGCGGCCCGACGGTGGCGCTCGTCGGCGAGGTCCTCTCCCCCGACGGTCGCACGAGCCTGCGTCGGGTCCGCTCGGGCCTCCGGACCTCGGCCGACGGCCTCGGGGCTCGGCTCGGTCGCGAGATGCTCGACGCGGGGGCGCTCGACCTGCTCGCGAGCGCCCGCCGTTAG
- a CDS encoding uroporphyrinogen-III synthase translates to MPAARRASVVVYAAPGTLAGVDRSLRRAGVLVARLASIDRAGVDPARWLPRLTRGPVPDAVIVSSRAAVDHGVGPWRAAVGPRARGVEFWAVGPGTAGALRRLGIRRVRRPRRIGSVALAAALGRSPPRRLVYFRSDRAGGDLGRSLRRGGHRVIAPIVYRVRSPRALRPRERQTLESAALIVVSSPSGLASLRERLGARRFSRLARATGLVVLGARSARAARRLGFRRVSVAPSTAAHRFTRHLLRELGHADA, encoded by the coding sequence ATGCCAGCGGCCCGTCGGGCGTCGGTGGTGGTCTACGCCGCGCCGGGGACGCTGGCGGGTGTCGATCGATCGCTGCGTCGCGCCGGCGTCCTCGTGGCCCGGCTCGCCTCCATCGACCGGGCCGGGGTCGATCCCGCACGCTGGCTGCCGCGGCTCACGCGCGGCCCGGTGCCCGATGCCGTGATCGTGTCGAGCCGTGCGGCGGTGGACCACGGCGTCGGGCCCTGGAGGGCCGCCGTCGGGCCGCGCGCGCGGGGGGTCGAGTTCTGGGCGGTCGGGCCCGGCACGGCGGGCGCGCTGCGACGCCTCGGGATCCGGCGCGTGCGCCGCCCGCGCCGGATCGGGTCGGTCGCGCTCGCCGCCGCGCTGGGGCGGTCGCCTCCACGACGCCTCGTCTACTTTCGCTCCGACCGGGCGGGCGGCGATCTCGGACGCTCGCTCCGGCGCGGCGGCCATCGGGTCATCGCGCCGATCGTCTACCGCGTTCGGTCGCCGCGCGCGCTCCGCCCGCGCGAACGCCAGACGCTCGAGTCGGCCGCCCTGATCGTCGTCTCGAGCCCCTCGGGGCTCGCCAGCCTGCGCGAGCGGCTCGGCGCGCGCCGGTTCTCCCGGCTCGCTCGGGCGACGGGGTTGGTCGTTCTGGGAGCGCGCTCGGCGCGCGCCGCCCGGCGCCTGGGCTTTCGCCGCGTCTCGGTCGCCCCGAGCACCGCGGCGCACCGATTTACCCGCCATCTGCTCCGGGAGCTCGGGCATGCCGACGCGTAG
- a CDS encoding DUF58 domain-containing protein has product MTLARVLPTPRGWGLVAGGLLALLVGYLALNLLILLLGVLVLAFAAIELLGFAWATRSLASDAFTAQRSENSSQVAVGGTGTMALRLDRGPGAGCFVEIYDRLPEAFHPLAGEPRLLSWWGPGETKRLAYAYRPERRGAFEIGPTILVAHDPVGLAFRIATVETRWPVEVIPASSIWRTDLVSRLRSEPVGEILAARRGAGSEFRSLREYDAADDFRSIVWKRSTLEQLYVRETESENRNDLLLLLDVSRAMALGVAGADALDQAVDAALLVARYAFSQGDQVGVLLFTDGPVEFLEVDHRLEHRAQVDRTLSAAAIEPGTFRFGTALAYLAPRLRRPTAIFAFTALEPGREPPGAVLADLRRAGHRLHVFAPDPAGMFPPVAEPFAAELVDFSVGPEEARARAAAEAVRSIGVPVTSFDRGSLRGEVAGGYARLRGGGGATA; this is encoded by the coding sequence GTGACGCTCGCCCGGGTCCTGCCGACGCCCCGCGGCTGGGGTCTCGTGGCCGGCGGCCTGCTCGCGCTGCTCGTCGGGTACCTGGCGCTCAACCTTTTGATCCTCCTGCTCGGCGTCCTGGTGCTCGCGTTCGCGGCGATCGAGCTGCTCGGCTTCGCGTGGGCCACGCGGAGCCTTGCGAGCGACGCGTTCACCGCCCAGCGCTCGGAGAACTCGAGCCAGGTCGCGGTCGGCGGCACCGGGACGATGGCGCTGCGGCTCGACCGGGGCCCGGGCGCCGGTTGCTTCGTCGAGATCTACGACCGCCTCCCCGAAGCGTTCCACCCGTTGGCCGGCGAGCCCCGCCTCCTCTCCTGGTGGGGGCCGGGCGAGACCAAGCGACTCGCCTATGCCTACCGACCGGAGCGCCGCGGCGCCTTCGAGATCGGCCCGACGATCCTCGTCGCGCACGATCCGGTGGGGCTCGCCTTCCGCATCGCGACGGTGGAGACCCGCTGGCCGGTCGAGGTGATCCCGGCGTCCTCGATCTGGCGGACCGATCTCGTGAGCCGGCTGCGCTCGGAGCCGGTCGGCGAGATCCTGGCCGCCCGGCGCGGCGCGGGCTCGGAGTTCCGCTCGCTGCGCGAGTACGATGCCGCCGACGACTTCCGCTCGATCGTCTGGAAGCGCTCCACGCTCGAGCAACTCTACGTGCGCGAGACCGAGAGCGAGAACCGCAACGATCTCCTGCTGCTGCTCGACGTCAGCCGCGCAATGGCGCTCGGGGTCGCCGGAGCGGACGCGCTCGACCAGGCGGTCGACGCCGCGCTGCTGGTCGCCCGCTACGCCTTCTCCCAGGGCGACCAGGTCGGGGTCCTCCTGTTCACCGACGGGCCGGTCGAGTTCCTCGAGGTCGACCACCGCCTCGAGCACCGCGCCCAGGTCGACCGGACGCTGAGCGCCGCCGCGATCGAGCCCGGCACCTTCCGCTTCGGGACCGCGCTCGCCTACCTCGCGCCGCGCCTCCGGCGCCCGACGGCGATCTTCGCCTTCACCGCGCTCGAGCCGGGCCGCGAACCCCCCGGGGCGGTCCTCGCGGACCTCCGTCGGGCCGGCCACCGACTGCACGTCTTCGCGCCCGATCCCGCCGGGATGTTCCCGCCGGTCGCCGAGCCGTTCGCCGCCGAGCTGGTCGACTTCAGCGTCGGCCCGGAGGAGGCGCGCGCGCGGGCCGCGGCGGAGGCGGTACGCTCGATCGGCGTGCCGGTCACGAGCTTCGACCGCGGCAGCCTGCGGGGCGAGGTCGCCGGAGGCTACGCCCGGCTGCGGGGCGGGGGCGGCGCGACCGCATGA